One region of Vigna angularis cultivar LongXiaoDou No.4 chromosome 10, ASM1680809v1, whole genome shotgun sequence genomic DNA includes:
- the LOC108322480 gene encoding peptidyl-prolyl cis-trans isomerase CYP23, with protein MWIRGFRFWIKGCTLLALISAISALEPELGSTRVVFQTKYGDIEFGFYPTVAPKTVDHIFKLVRLGGYNTNHFFRVDKGFVAQVADVSNGRSAPMNEDQKRESDKTVVGEFSDVKHVRGILSMGRYDDPDSGSSSFSILLGDAPHLDGKYAIFGKVTKGDETLTKLEQLPTRKEGIFVMPMERITILSSYYYDKETENCQQDRSVLKLRLAASAVEVERQRMKCFP; from the exons ATGTGGATACGAGGATTCAGATTTTGGATCAAAGGCTGTACTTTGTTGGCGTTAATATCTGCAATTTCCGCTCTGGAACCCGAACTGGGATCGACTCGCGTCGTCTTTCAG ACAAAGTATGGGGACATTGAATTTGGTTTCTATCCAACCGTTGCACCCAAAACTGTTGACCACATTTTTAAGCTCGTGCGACTTGGAGGATATAACACTAACCATTTCTTTCGG GTGGATAAGGGATTTGTGGCCCAAGTAGCAGATGTCTCGAATGGGAGATCGGCTCCCATGAATGAGGATCAGAAAAGAGAGTCTGATAAGACTGTTGTTGGTGAATTTAGTGACGTCAAACATGTTCGGGGTATTCTTTCCATGGGAAG GTATGATGATCCAGACAGTGGTTCATCCTCATTTTCAATACTACTTGGAGATGCTCCTCATCTTGATGGAAAG TATGCAATATTTGGAAAAGTTACTAAAGGCGATGAGACATTGACAAAGCTCGAGCAACTACCTACCCGCAAAGAGGGTATATTTGTAATG ccAATGGAACGCATCACTATCTTGTCATCTTATTACTATG ACAAAGAGACAGAAAATTGTCAGCAAGACAGATCAGTTTTGAAGCTCAGACTAGCTGCCTCAGCTGTTGAAGTTGAACGACAG AGGATGAAATGCTTCCCCTGA